The DNA window taacaaatttaaagtgaaacaacatacagaagcttacagaatcacacaacaaaatataaattaaaatgtgtaaaacaaaaagaaaaaacaatcagcatgcagagttttgtccttcagggaagatttacattgagaccaagtggctccgctttgaggggctgatcctgtttcttctctctgaaattatctgccctgttttggagaagatagagattttagtcttgcagactctacattctgcattagatggatcaatgtcattgacatgtgtccagattttgctgcgtttcctgttgacactcactttCGTAACTTTTTcatgtcattctgcatgctgagttttagtagcctatatagtgatttaacataaataacgtcctgatgggccgctgcctcctgccaaaggaaagcgcttaaaagaaactcgacatttataggatgagaatttaaaatgacgtctcttgacacgttgtctcaagacaacaacacaaagtgtcccatgagagttttagtgttgaggtgaatgagctctgtgtgtttgtcctgatgaagataataatgtgtgagctctgccagcaggttggtgtgaaggtgtgaaggtgtggactctgctatgaatcaggctgaggacccagaggacggagtccctccctctgaagcccctctgtgtggggaacatgacagccagaccaaagctcagaggtgagaggaccatctccaactgtcctccactcgtctccatgtcccaacgtctctgactcactgactctgcttctacatgtgtgaccaggatccatcagagaccaggacctggacctggacccagctgtgtgtccatgaagagtaaccggtctatggatcATCCTCAAaaattcaaagatgttggtccctctgttgatgcaaggtgagggtctcaggctgatgatgaggtgtttctaccagactctctggtggaggttctgggtttcttgctccagggcccttcagcagtgtccagtgagggagggagagctccatggaggacttggtgagacctgttgggacaaaaccaaactgactggtgaagaaaacagtgagctgaaagactgagctgttgattctcagtgggaccagcaggaccagtagacctagaccactacagggagtcatgtggtccacatccagacctcacgtcatggacctttaccttgttttggtctctgtgaggacggacaccatgtgagctgatgcttcatgattagatgatgatgtgatgatgtaatctcagtgtttctttcagttcacatcagcagagaggaaagtctcctgaacccagatgtttgtccatgaagagtgatcggtctatgGGTCATCggattaacttcaaagatggacgccgttcttatgacccagagtaagttcttaaacagatgaagaactgttctgatcctcagtcatgaattacataaatgtttgttcagtgtttaacgtgttgtttccatgacgatccatcatgacagaactcattatcttcatctaactggtctgtgtgtgtttaagtgtgaatcattaactgtaaacatcctcagatgtaaacacaatgtgagctagttcctccacatcaggatcagcagagctCACATCTGGTTATATAATAAAGGTggtaatatgttctgcaataatatcggcatgttgttaaattcatcctctaaacacagctgttgcttgtcagatgcaatcagatggacggtaataaaacgccatgatgccgtcacaatgcgtaatgacgctgatggctgatcttcgctcttagaagacgtggcacatggaaggattggcgctgtagtgcagcgcaccatcggcctgtttaagggcagatggcgctgcctcgactgcactggagggaggttgttgtttactcctgaaaaggtgtgaaacatcgtgctgcgtgtgctgtgctacatgatgtggcaaagcttccaaacgcgcctcgaccccctgacgccgatgttggcccagaccctgtccccgatccccaatcactgccgccagtctctcatcgggaggggacagctccggtgtcccttccCCCCCGTGgggacacactttggcgatggcgcgctaaacgcttttttgcatcaactttgatgtcagaccagtttttctttatttgggtccgaggtcgtgaggctgcagcgttgctctgcaaccttttgcccctcaggtgccttgttggcatcagtgatgtccacactgtgtcctccaaagagcatcttacttctccttcccacctcccaatgatcatttccacttcacactgagtgaagttacgtttcttcgttttcctcttagtgtttgtcatgattttgcaaacgatgaatattaatttgtgggcgttccacagactatatatgggcaactatgggcgtgacatgaagccgcaaaagctgcgctgcatttagaagtgattgtgatttattaagggaaaactgcgtaggacgttttataagtctgaatgtttctgtgcgtacgcacgtcctacgtttcatccgtacgacacttctggagcaaatcctacgcaagcttttataaatgaggcccctggtccccctggtctaacacatgcgctcactcacagagtgcgacccccagtggactgattaggaatagcagctacttttatagaaaagctatttgtgtctttctgtaattctcacaatagtaaagtcatccagcgggctgcactggaccccccgcagaccagatttggccctcgggccttgagttagacatCCATcgtctaactggtctgtgtgagtttaagtgtgaatcattaactgtaaacatcctcagatgtaaacacaatgtgagctagttcctccacatcaggatcagcagaggtcacatctggagacagctgcaggtttctggagacagatgactgggactgaacatgtgattggaataaactcagtgctctgtggaccagctgacgtggtctctggactccatgcagaggtttggacaaagtatcgtcagtagactctgtgaaaaggtccaaagactagtttcagaagatctaaggagacttctagaggtcaggggacggactaaagaggtttggagtagttccataggactttgtaccagatgcagaggtctgcagacgttgtttttatgacccacagtaagaactaaaaccagatgaaactgatgactaactgtcactcaactaataaactgtccgtcatcatcgacagtcttcagcatctggtttccatcatgatccatcatgacagaagccaatatctttaactaatgttgtattggtgttgatggtccaaacaccatgtgagctgatggttcatgttcctccacagagaggaccaggagagctcagaggttcccacaggtccgtctgcccagcagcatcaaacacacctggactccatcttcatggtgtgtacatgtacaactactttaacatctctcagttcaccatcatccccacgctgcactttgtagaccagtggattgtccgtctgtccaacaaggacctgatggtggcttccatgttctagttggtgtcattcatagaatgttctgttccagctgctggaggagaacatcctcacttttgtgaagaacgagctgaagaagatccagaaggttgtgagttcagattacccagaatgcttagagaaggaggatgagaaggagctggatgaagagcagaggaggagcagagaggcctttgtgaagatctcagtgcacttcctgaggagaatgaagcaggaggagctggctgagcgtctgcagagcagtaagaggatttctctacagacttaccatgctgataaatgagaccttcactaatgtctccagagatgaacagaatatattcatagtcattctctgaggaaaggacatgatgAAATCTATtatgtgactcattgatcttctttgttgtcttcattcaggacttcttcctacagattgtcagcgtgaactcaaatccaacctgaagaagaagttccagtttgtctttgaggggatcgctaaagcaggaaacccaacccttctgaatgagatctacacagagctctacatcacagagggagggactgcagaggtcaatgaagaacatgaggtcagacagattgaaacagcatccagaagaccagccagaccagaaacaaccatcagactagaagacctcctcaaagcctcagctggaggagaggaaccaatcagaaccgtgatgactaagggagtggctggcattgggaaaacagtcttaacacagaagttcactctggactgggctgaagacaaagaccaccaggacatacagttcacatttccattcaccttcagagagctgaatgtgctgagagggaagaagttcagcttggtgggacttgttcatcatttcttcagtgaaaccagagcagcaggaatctccaggtttgaagagttccaggttgtgttcatctttgacggtctggatgagtgtcgacttcctctggacttccacaacaatgagatcctgactgatgtcacagagtcggcctcagtggatgtgctcctcacaaacctcatcagggggaagctgcttccctctgctcgcctctggatcaccacacgacctgcagcagccaatcaaatccctcctgagtgtgttggcatggtgacagaggtcagagggttcaccgacccccagaaggaggagcacttcaggaagaggttcagagacaagaagcaggccagcaggatcatctctcacatcaagacctcgcgaagcctccacatcatgtgccacatcccagtcttctgctggatcactgctacagttctggaggaggtgttgaagaccagagagggaggagagctgcccaaaaccctgactgagatgtacatccacttcctggtggttcagtccaaagtgaagaaggtcaagtacgatggaggagctgagacggatccacactggagtccagagagcaggaagatgatcgagtctctgggaaaactgtcctttgatcagctgcagaaaggcaacctgatcttctatgaatccgacctgacagagtgtggcatcgatatcagagcagcctcagtgtactcaggagtgttcactcagatctttagagaggagagaggactgtaccaggacaaggtgttctgcttcgtccatctgagtgttcaggagtttctggctggtctttatgtccatctgaccttcttcagctctggtgtcaatctgctgtcagaacaacaaacaacctccctggtgtctaaagtctttagagtcAATCCTGACCCAAAgtgtctctaccagagtgctgtggacgaggccttacagagtcctaatggacacctggacttgttcctccgcttcctcctgggtctttccctggagactaatcagactctcctacgaggtctgctgacacagacaggaagtcgctcacagaccaatcaggagacagtccagtacatcaaggtgAAGATCaatgaggatgtgtctccagagaaaagcattaatctgttccactgtctgaatgaactgaatgatggttctctagtggaggagatccaacagtcccttagatcaggacgtctctccacagaagaactgtctccttctcagtggtcagctctggtcttcatcttactgtcatcagaagaagatctggaggtgtttgacctgaagaaatactctgcttcagaggaggctcttctgaggctgctgccagtggtcaaagcctccaacaaagttctgtaagtaaagagagagttagattcatacatcagaacttaaatatgctgccatcttttatacttactgcttcttcttcatccttctcttcagactgagtgaatgtaacctctcagagagaagctgtgacgctctgtcctcagttctcagctcccagtcctctagtctgagagagctggatctgagtaacaaccacctgcaggattcaggagtgaagctgctttctgctggactgaagagtccacactgtgaactggagactctcaggtcaggattcaattaaactccacttggtgtctttatttacatccatggtacattaatgactttcataagattctttctgcttccatgatttaaatcaaaaatgtattttccaaatattttcaggtaaatgtgtttctttctttttacatttttccaatgtaaatatttgacattatagagttagtagtaatgttatcaggttgttgatgtacattagtgggtgtttagttgtgactggaaaccagtcagtaaccatgtgaatgtgacccctctgtacctgatagtatctcagtactgcagtgaccttccagccctcacagctccctcagatcatgtgacatgtgtcttattctgtgtgtctgcaggctgtcaggctgtctgatcaaaGAGGAAGgttgtgcttctctggcctcagctctgagctccaacccctcccatctgagagagctggacctgagctacaatcatccaggagactcaggagtgaagctgctgtctgctggactagaggatcctcactggagactggagactctcaggtatgaagaggctgcagccacagaccatcagtctggtagaggaggtagagctggaaaccttttctctgtcccactgtcagcctggttaataagaccctgacacaccaagctgacctcaaactaccagagactcatcaaactgtttgtgtcccacatgaggccatcaacacagacagaagtattgaggaacagtagccaggatgagcctgaacagggaggaaggtgatgaaagccttgtttctctggagctttgtcttgtctccacgttataagagaggacagtgtctcctgacacgttgacggcatcatggtgggttgatatgagtcaacgtggtcacgctgcaggtttgtgggctcttaacaactcaaacaacacttggatgtttagatgatggtcctctgcctccggtgtgtgtttgtcctttagtccagacattattattaagagacaaacagtcagagaaacaatctgttcaaagcgtcttgatggatcatcacaggaggaacgtttggtgttttaaaggggttcagcttcacctgcttttggtgctttgcactgagagacggttccgcagcgagagcagcggggcggaagtgagaccgttaaatcaaaccaccgaggaagacgggaacgttaaacagtgtagactactggacgcgaggggcgagcgagagcgaaatgcaggaagtgttccacgtattaaagcaggggggtccaaacttttttcactgagggccacagacagaaaaatatgcgaaaggttgagccgctcactaaagttaaggtatatcacctctagtgtattaacagtaatacaaatcaatcaatcaaatgtaggtaaatgatgcttgataatttattatactgacagaaaaaactgcatacatCACATATTTCTATGTTTGGgttttcatttatctattttcaaataaaatcaatcaaatgtaggtaaaatatgcttgataattgaataaacttaaagaaaaaaaactgcataaatatgcataaatcacatctctccattaaccaaaagggagagaaaatgtttgctcgcatatgtatgttgtgctaaacagactggtcattctttttgcgtggcgtcgcatcagaggaaacttggccttttccaagctccggtagaagtcgggtagggagaggagctgcatctcgatgagttgTAATTGCAGACTCtattccacttct is part of the Gasterosteus aculeatus chromosome 21, fGasAcu3.hap1.1, whole genome shotgun sequence genome and encodes:
- the LOC144390323 gene encoding uncharacterized protein LOC144390323; amino-acid sequence: MKSNRSMDHPQKFKDVGPSVDASSHQQRGKSPEPRCLSMKSDRSMGHRINFKDGRRSYDPEEDQESSEVPTGPSAQQHQTHLDSIFMLLEENILTFVKNELKKIQKVVSSDYPECLEKEDEKELDEEQRRSREAFVKISVHFLRRMKQEELAERLQSSKRISLQTYHADK